Proteins found in one Bremerella volcania genomic segment:
- the ppdK gene encoding pyruvate, phosphate dikinase — MAKKTAKKSKPSKMVYYFGKTKTEGKGVGKDLLGGKGLNLADMTSIGLPVPPGITITTQVCADYYKGGKKLPKGLMDEVHEGVATLEKELKKKFGDNKNPLLVSVRSGAAVSMPGMMNTILNLGLTDESVVALANATNNQRFAYDAYRRLIDMFGDVVMEVDRDHFEHAFTAIKKKYNAAQDNEVPAEGLIELCSEYKAIYKKYTGEDFPQDPMKQLELAIEAVFKSWNTTRAVRYREVEGIRGLLGTAVNVQSMAYGNMGQDCGTGVAFTRNPSTGENKFYGEFLIDAQGEDVVAGIRTPQPVAEMSKWNKAVYKQLLEIKDTLEAHYKDVQDIEFTIEKGELFMLQTRNGKRTGAAAVKIACDMVKEGLIDEETALLRIPANDLTQLLLPSFTPESKKNAKVLTIGLPASPGAAVGALAFTAEEAVERSHAGEKVLLVRKETSPEDIDGMHSAVGILTSTGGMTSHAAVVARGWGRCCVAGAGEVEIDEKGRKIKVGGKTFKHSDIISIDGSTGQVMEGSVETSEPKLSGDFAKVMKWADQYRTLGVRTNADTPKDSQRARDFGAEGIGLCRTEHMFFEEDRITSMREMILAETEADRRAALAKLLPFQREDFVGIFTAMKNLPVTVRLLDPPLHEFLPHDPKAQKEMADMLGVSPAKVKSRVAALHESNPMLGHRGCRLSVTYPEILEMQVTAIVEAAIECKKNRINAMPEIMIPLVVTAAELALLRAKTEETIEKTKADKGFSGQLDILIGTMIEIPRAALTANEVAEYAEFFSFGTNDLTQMTFGYSRDDVNTFLPDYTRLEILPNDPFQSLDTSGVGQLVEMGVTKGRKGRKGLKCGICGEHGGDPASINFCHTVGLDYVSCSPFRVPIARLAAAQAAIRNGK; from the coding sequence ATGGCCAAGAAAACGGCAAAGAAATCCAAGCCCTCGAAGATGGTGTACTACTTCGGCAAGACCAAGACCGAAGGCAAAGGGGTCGGCAAGGATCTCCTCGGCGGCAAAGGTCTGAACCTGGCTGACATGACCTCGATCGGTCTGCCGGTTCCTCCCGGGATCACCATTACCACTCAGGTCTGTGCCGACTACTACAAGGGTGGCAAAAAGCTGCCTAAGGGGCTGATGGACGAAGTTCACGAAGGCGTTGCTACCCTCGAAAAAGAACTGAAGAAGAAGTTCGGCGACAACAAGAACCCGCTGCTGGTTTCAGTTCGTTCCGGTGCCGCCGTCTCGATGCCGGGCATGATGAACACGATTCTCAACCTCGGTCTGACCGACGAATCGGTGGTGGCACTGGCCAACGCCACCAACAACCAGCGTTTCGCTTACGACGCTTACCGCCGCTTGATCGACATGTTTGGCGACGTGGTGATGGAAGTTGATCGCGATCACTTCGAGCACGCTTTCACTGCGATCAAGAAGAAGTACAACGCCGCTCAAGACAACGAAGTTCCTGCGGAAGGCCTGATCGAACTGTGCAGCGAGTACAAGGCGATCTACAAGAAGTACACCGGCGAAGATTTCCCACAAGACCCAATGAAGCAGCTCGAGCTGGCTATCGAAGCGGTCTTCAAATCGTGGAACACGACCCGTGCCGTTCGCTACCGTGAAGTGGAAGGCATCCGTGGTCTGCTGGGGACTGCCGTTAACGTCCAGAGCATGGCTTATGGCAACATGGGGCAGGACTGTGGTACCGGCGTGGCCTTCACCCGTAACCCATCGACCGGCGAAAACAAGTTCTATGGCGAGTTCCTGATTGACGCTCAGGGGGAAGACGTGGTTGCTGGTATTCGTACCCCTCAGCCAGTCGCCGAGATGAGCAAGTGGAACAAGGCTGTTTACAAGCAACTGCTGGAAATCAAAGATACCCTGGAAGCCCACTACAAGGACGTCCAGGACATCGAGTTCACCATCGAAAAGGGTGAGCTGTTCATGCTGCAAACTCGTAACGGTAAGCGTACCGGTGCGGCTGCCGTGAAGATCGCTTGCGACATGGTCAAAGAAGGTTTGATCGACGAAGAGACCGCTCTGCTGCGTATTCCAGCGAACGACCTGACCCAGTTGCTGCTGCCAAGCTTTACGCCAGAATCGAAGAAGAACGCCAAGGTTCTGACGATTGGTCTGCCTGCTTCGCCAGGTGCTGCGGTTGGTGCTTTGGCTTTCACCGCCGAAGAAGCGGTCGAACGTTCCCACGCTGGCGAAAAGGTTCTGCTGGTCCGCAAGGAAACCAGCCCTGAAGACATCGATGGCATGCACTCGGCCGTGGGTATTTTGACCTCGACCGGTGGTATGACCAGCCACGCCGCCGTGGTAGCTCGTGGTTGGGGCCGTTGCTGCGTTGCTGGTGCTGGTGAAGTCGAAATCGACGAAAAGGGCCGCAAGATCAAAGTTGGTGGAAAAACCTTCAAGCACTCCGACATCATCTCGATCGACGGTTCGACCGGCCAGGTGATGGAAGGCTCCGTTGAGACCAGCGAACCCAAGCTGTCAGGCGACTTCGCCAAGGTCATGAAGTGGGCCGATCAGTACCGCACCCTGGGTGTTCGTACCAATGCCGATACCCCGAAGGACTCGCAACGTGCTCGCGACTTCGGTGCTGAAGGTATCGGCCTGTGCCGTACCGAACATATGTTCTTCGAAGAAGACCGTATCACCAGCATGCGTGAAATGATCCTCGCCGAAACGGAAGCAGATCGTCGTGCCGCTCTGGCTAAGCTATTGCCATTCCAGCGCGAAGACTTTGTAGGAATCTTCACCGCGATGAAAAACCTGCCGGTTACCGTTCGCCTGTTGGATCCACCTCTGCACGAATTCCTGCCGCACGATCCCAAGGCTCAGAAGGAAATGGCCGATATGCTCGGCGTTTCACCAGCCAAGGTCAAGTCGCGTGTTGCCGCTCTGCACGAATCCAACCCGATGCTTGGTCACCGTGGTTGCCGTTTGAGCGTGACCTATCCAGAAATCCTGGAAATGCAGGTCACCGCGATCGTCGAAGCGGCGATCGAATGCAAGAAGAATCGCATCAACGCCATGCCGGAAATCATGATCCCACTGGTAGTTACTGCTGCCGAGCTCGCCCTGCTGCGTGCCAAGACGGAAGAAACCATCGAGAAGACCAAGGCCGACAAGGGCTTCAGCGGTCAGCTCGATATCCTGATCGGTACCATGATCGAAATTCCGCGTGCTGCTCTGACGGCAAATGAAGTCGCTGAATACGCCGAGTTCTTCAGCTTCGGCACCAACGACCTCACGCAGATGACCTTCGGTTACAGCCGTGACGACGTCAACACGTTCCTGCCTGACTACACCCGCCTGGAAATCCTGCCGAACGATCCGTTCCAGTCGCTTGACACCTCCGGTGTTGGTCAGCTGGTTGAAATGGGCGTCACCAAGGGTCGCAAGGGTCGAAAAGGCCTGA
- the carA gene encoding glutamine-hydrolyzing carbamoyl-phosphate synthase small subunit: MTQPAKLALEDGTVFTGTAFGAIGEVAGEACFNTSMTGYQEILTDPSYRGQILTMTYPQIGNYGVNVEDMESAKIHMAGFIVREVSRTVSNFRSEGSLDEFLKKNNVVGMTGIDTRALVRRLRSHGSMKAVLSSVDLDDASLVEKARASDGLVGRNLVQEVLPEQQKMWEEDLSPWIKMGDYKRALTSRKEQDLHVVALDYGMKWNIPRHLRDLGCKVTVLPGTASAEEVLSHNPDGIFLSNGPGDPEPLTGPVETIQGLLGKKPIFGICLGHQLLSLACGAKTFKLKFGHRGANQPVLDLETDKVEITSQNHGFAVEENTLPDCLEITHRNLNDNTVAGVKHKELPAFSVQYHPEASAGPHDSEYLFLRFREAMDERKSAASA, from the coding sequence ATGACTCAGCCCGCCAAACTTGCTCTGGAAGATGGAACCGTTTTCACTGGCACCGCGTTCGGAGCCATCGGCGAAGTCGCTGGGGAAGCCTGTTTCAACACCTCGATGACGGGCTATCAAGAGATCCTGACCGACCCCAGCTATCGTGGCCAGATCTTGACCATGACTTATCCACAAATTGGCAACTACGGTGTCAATGTCGAGGATATGGAAAGCGCGAAAATTCACATGGCGGGCTTTATCGTTCGCGAGGTCAGCCGTACGGTCAGCAACTTCCGCTCGGAAGGGTCGCTCGACGAGTTCCTGAAGAAGAACAATGTCGTGGGCATGACAGGCATCGATACACGTGCCCTCGTACGACGTCTGCGGTCCCATGGTTCGATGAAAGCAGTGCTTTCGAGCGTCGACCTGGATGACGCTTCGCTCGTGGAAAAAGCAAGAGCAAGCGATGGGCTTGTGGGGCGTAACCTCGTCCAGGAAGTTCTCCCCGAACAGCAAAAGATGTGGGAGGAAGATCTCAGCCCCTGGATCAAGATGGGGGACTATAAACGTGCCCTGACCAGCCGAAAAGAACAAGACCTGCACGTCGTGGCATTAGACTACGGCATGAAGTGGAACATTCCCCGACACTTGCGTGATCTGGGCTGTAAGGTGACTGTGCTTCCCGGAACGGCATCGGCTGAAGAGGTCCTGAGTCACAATCCCGACGGCATCTTTCTTTCCAACGGACCTGGCGACCCTGAACCGTTGACTGGGCCAGTCGAAACGATTCAGGGACTGCTGGGTAAGAAACCTATTTTCGGTATCTGCCTGGGACATCAACTGCTGTCACTGGCTTGCGGCGCGAAGACGTTCAAATTGAAGTTTGGACACCGGGGTGCGAACCAGCCGGTGCTTGACCTGGAAACGGATAAGGTCGAGATCACCTCACAGAATCACGGTTTCGCCGTCGAGGAGAACACGCTTCCCGATTGCCTGGAAATCACCCACCGTAATCTGAACGACAATACCGTCGCCGGGGTGAAGCACAAAGAACTGCCAGCATTCAGCGTGCAATATCATCCAGAAGCCTCAGCCGGTCCGCATGATAGCGAATACCTGTTTCTCCGATTTCGCGAAGCCATGGACGAACGCAAGAGTGCCGCTTCTGCTTAA
- a CDS encoding aminotransferase class I/II-fold pyridoxal phosphate-dependent enzyme yields the protein MSDSAHSHGDQQDPPFEVQFAQRVYRLPPYMFGRINALLYEKRVAGNDVIDMGMGNPSDPPADYVMEKMCEAVKDVRNHGYSKSNGIRNLRREVAAKYLKKYGVRLDPESEVMVCLGSKEGFSHMCLAMMGPGDTAIVPAPYFPVHTYAVALASGNVISLDVANSEKFLSNIAYTCEHLYPKPKLLIICYPHNPSTVTVEPEFFVDVVKIAKKYGLMVISDFAYADVAFDGYKPPSFLSAPGASDVGVEFTTMSKGYNMAGWRVGFCAGNKEMIRGLGTIKGYYDYGMFQAIQIASIIALREGDAAVEAQSLIYQSRRDALVDGLVRLGWDVTPPRAGMFVWAKIPEEWQKRMSTMDFAMMLLEKGDVAVSPGSGFGPSGEGYLRLSLVENENRLRQAVRQIKGCLKEAEAESITA from the coding sequence ATGTCCGATTCCGCTCATTCCCATGGCGACCAACAAGATCCTCCGTTCGAGGTTCAATTTGCGCAGCGTGTTTATCGCCTGCCTCCGTACATGTTTGGGCGAATCAATGCCCTGTTGTACGAAAAGCGAGTCGCCGGGAACGACGTCATCGATATGGGGATGGGCAATCCGTCGGACCCGCCCGCCGATTACGTCATGGAAAAGATGTGCGAAGCGGTTAAGGACGTTCGCAACCATGGATACAGCAAGTCCAATGGTATCCGTAACTTGCGCAGAGAGGTTGCCGCCAAATACCTTAAAAAATATGGCGTTCGGCTGGACCCAGAATCGGAAGTCATGGTTTGCCTGGGTTCTAAGGAAGGCTTCTCACACATGTGTCTGGCCATGATGGGCCCTGGCGATACGGCAATTGTCCCAGCCCCTTACTTTCCCGTGCATACGTATGCGGTCGCATTGGCCTCTGGAAATGTGATTTCCCTGGACGTTGCCAACAGCGAGAAGTTCCTATCGAACATCGCTTACACGTGCGAACACCTCTACCCCAAGCCTAAGCTTTTGATCATTTGCTATCCACACAACCCCTCGACCGTGACCGTCGAGCCGGAGTTCTTTGTGGACGTTGTGAAAATTGCCAAGAAGTACGGCCTGATGGTAATCAGCGACTTCGCCTACGCCGACGTCGCGTTCGATGGCTATAAACCCCCCAGTTTTCTTTCAGCCCCAGGTGCCAGCGACGTCGGTGTCGAGTTCACCACCATGAGCAAAGGCTACAACATGGCCGGCTGGCGAGTTGGGTTCTGTGCTGGCAACAAAGAGATGATCCGCGGCTTGGGCACGATTAAAGGCTACTACGATTACGGCATGTTCCAGGCTATCCAAATTGCCTCGATCATTGCCCTACGTGAAGGGGACGCCGCAGTCGAAGCTCAAAGCCTGATTTACCAGAGCCGTCGTGACGCTCTCGTCGATGGCTTGGTTCGCCTTGGCTGGGACGTCACACCGCCCCGTGCTGGCATGTTTGTTTGGGCAAAGATCCCCGAAGAATGGCAGAAACGCATGAGCACCATGGACTTTGCCATGATGCTGCTTGAAAAAGGTGACGTTGCTGTCAGTCCTGGAAGTGGCTTCGGACCAAGCGGCGAAGGCTACCTGAGACTTAGCCTGGTCGAAAACGAAAATCGACTTCGTCAGGCGGTCCGTCAAATCAAGGGTTGCCTGAAAGAGGCCGAAGCTGAGTCGATCACGGCTTAA
- a CDS encoding CPBP family intramembrane glutamic endopeptidase: MFDDEDDYDYEDPFGPEMTARERAEGFIRTAVLFESALAFVAVGLGWLIDVAPWISASWETGHALGVLGAIGLGALGTLPLLAAFMALQYCNIQSLNDLQDYMDRQIVPLFREATLLELGMISLAAGLGEEALFRGVIQTYLHQLMGPDAGPAVPILLTSLLFGLVHYVTREYFIISAVMGAYLGLWFYYTGDIIVPIVIHTLYDWFALAYMKKYAPELDDADSSKTG, translated from the coding sequence GTGTTTGACGACGAAGACGACTACGACTACGAAGATCCTTTTGGCCCGGAAATGACCGCTCGGGAGCGAGCCGAAGGGTTCATTCGCACGGCAGTGCTTTTTGAGTCGGCCCTGGCGTTTGTCGCGGTCGGGTTGGGATGGCTCATCGACGTAGCCCCCTGGATCAGCGCCAGCTGGGAGACTGGTCATGCTCTGGGCGTGCTTGGTGCCATTGGGTTGGGCGCACTTGGGACGTTGCCCCTGTTGGCTGCATTTATGGCCTTGCAATACTGCAACATCCAGTCGCTAAACGATCTTCAAGACTATATGGATCGTCAGATCGTTCCACTCTTCCGCGAAGCGACGCTGCTTGAGCTGGGTATGATTAGCCTGGCAGCAGGGCTTGGTGAAGAAGCTCTTTTCCGCGGCGTAATTCAGACCTACCTTCATCAACTGATGGGGCCAGATGCCGGACCGGCCGTGCCGATTCTGTTGACCAGCCTTTTGTTCGGACTGGTGCACTACGTGACACGGGAATACTTCATCATCAGTGCCGTGATGGGGGCCTATCTCGGGCTCTGGTTCTATTACACTGGGGATATCATCGTTCCCATCGTCATCCATACGCTATATGACTGGTTTGCCCTGGCCTATATGAAAAAGTATGCGCCAGAGTTGGATGACGCCGATTCCTCAAAAACTGGTTAA